From the Ralstonia wenshanensis genome, the window AGATGGCGGAGCAACTGGGCTTGCATGACCTTGTCGACCCTTTCCCTGGACCAGTGCTGCGCCCATTCCACTTCGCCCCTACGGATGAAGAAATGGGACAAGCAGGGCGCATCTGACACCAATATGGACGGATCGACAGTTGGAAGGCCGTCCTCTATAACCAGCCGATGCTGATCGAGCAGGTTGAGCATGACGCGGTGACCACATCCGCATGCACAGGCCAGGGCAGCCATTTCAAACCGAGCGCTATAGTAGAACTCGAAAGGGCCTACCTTTGCGGGAAGAGTTTCACTCTCGATGACGTGGTAGACGGAAGCGCTCATGTCGCCGGGTCGATCCCTATTCCTGCAACGTCAAACACGACTGCATGTGCATCGGTCAGACGGTCAAAAAACCCCATGTGTTGCTTGAACCGAATGACGGC encodes:
- a CDS encoding DUF6527 family protein; the encoded protein is MSASVYHVIESETLPAKVGPFEFYYSARFEMAALACACGCGHRVMLNLLDQHRLVIEDGLPTVDPSILVSDAPCLSHFFIRRGEVEWAQHWSRERVDKVMQAQLLRHLEQDMRRKPKRSLLRRCADWVKSWFDG